The following are encoded together in the Onychostoma macrolepis isolate SWU-2019 chromosome 03, ASM1243209v1, whole genome shotgun sequence genome:
- the LOC131536772 gene encoding uncharacterized protein LOC131536772, which produces MKRKEEEEEEHDDLSVMIEEVKMTSRENEGAPGTSHAELLRSARHLMSLLTESERGGGAASSDVPCSSQDIREPRQIGQNERSGNQPPRPSIQMELTRSFPGMFTKGKGKRPFPPVSLVPAKRPKPVEVAFHLLPKQYEKTPKEQDQLVHLQAGLGRRTVYLDESTTHDELCETLKGVFPQLEAVTGGWMIYKAAGGWGSQKLSLVAPDHTGYTGKIVKAASQGGKSPLYMAPIQDELNTTPLQLSNEVFSDMPKAMCQKCGAAIPLQLLMEHLKSCNIIDVDNDEDNLDNVEENSEQAPVQEPCPICMEMFTAEFIEVHAASCGESEGMYEVLDRSTVEEQAAMPGPSSSEKVTDEWLMVQDPTKAMSLFRDSILSHHQSKNPLLLSMDIRKSPAEQDAALICFYKKPNVEWARPLNCRLEGDAAIGQGVSRFFLSTCMNKLKSGFCFNFANTAVTHLFDGQPGHLVPSASHFLVESDMFVMAGRMVGHSFVHGGPCLSGLSPAVVHVLFGGSPETATVTPEDCPDLDIRETIRLLEVESELSDKDKTSVQELAYAWDLPGLTGNNRRWLFEKMLIHAVIGRVTRQIKQFRRGLKETPMWTLLTKRPDTVAQLFPQERAVDCNPAIILQHITWPHEDDDDDDDYSLDTKCRISGYLRHFIENASPDELTDLLKFWTGWEIMPRNNLSIEVVKGSVPTASTCFETLRIPGHYKDYASFKNDILACIGTCQTGFGLV; this is translated from the exons ATGAAAcggaaagaagaagaagaagaagagcacGACGACCTGTCTGTCATGATCGAAGAAGTAAAGATGACTTCCAGGGAAAACGAAGGTGCCCCG GGTACTAGTCATGCTGAGCTGTTACGATCAGCCAGGCACTTAATGTCCTTATTGACCGAATCTGAAAGGGGAGGAGGTGCAGCCAGTAGTGATGTTCCTTGCAGCAGTCAGGATATAAG GGAACCGAGGCAAATAGGCCAAAATGAGAGGTCTGGCAATCAGCCACCAAGACCTTCTATTCAGATGGAATTGACAAG ATCGTTTCCAGGTATGTTCACTAAGGGAAAAGGGAAGAGGCCTTTTCCGCCAGTGAGTCTTGTTCCTGCTAAAAGGCCTAAACCAGTAGAAGTTGCTTTCCACCTTTTGCCAAAACAATATGAAAAAACCCCAAAAGAACAAGACCAACTAGTCCACTTGCAGGCAGGACTGGGCCGCAGGACTGTTTATTTAGATGAGAGCACAACACATGATGAG TTATGTGAGACACTCAAAGGTGTCTTTCCTCAATTGGAGGCTGTAACTGGAGGCTGGATGATTTACAAAGCAGCAG GAGGATGGGGTTCCCAAAAGCTCTCCCTGGTGGCACCTGATCATACTGGATACACAGGCAAGATCGTAAAGGCTGCAAGCCAGGGGGGTAAATCTCCTCTTTACATGGCTCCAATTCAAGACGAACTTAACACTACTCCTTTGCAACTAAGTAATGAAGTATTCAGTGACATGCCCAAGGCAATGTGCCAAAAGTGTGGAGCAGCCATTCCACTGCAGCTCCTGATGGAACACTTGAAGTCTTGCAACATCATTGATGTTGACAATGATGAAGACAACCTGGACAATGTGGAGGAGAACAGTGAGCAAG CACCAGTTCAGGAGCCCTGTCCTATCTGCATGGAAATGTTTACCGCTGAATTTATTGAAGTACATGCTGCTTCGTGTGGTGAAAG TGAAGGAATGTATGAGGTGTTGGATAGGAGTACTGTTGAAGAGCAAGCAGCAATGCCTGGACCGTCCAGTAGTGAAAAAGTTACAGATG AGTGGCTCATGGTACAAGACCCTACCAAGGCCATGTCTCTGTTTCGGGATTCTATTCTTAGCCATCATCAAAGTAAGAATCCCTTACTTCTCAGCATGGATATTAGAAAGAGCCCTGCTGAACAAGACGCTGCGCTCATCTGCTTCTATAAGAAGCCAAATGTGGAGTGGGCACGACCCTTGAATTGCAGACTTGAAG GTGATGCAGCCATTGGACAGGGTGTGAGTCGCTTTTTCCTCTCAACTTGCATGAACAAGCTAAAGTCTGGGTTTTGCTTCAACTTTG CAAACACTGCTGTTACACATCTCTTTGATGGACAGCCAGGCCATTTAGTGCCCTCAGCCTCTCACTTTCTCGTGGAAAGTGACATGTTCGTCATGGCAGGCAGAATGGTGGGGCACTCCTTTGTTCATGGAGGACCATGCCTGTCAGGGCTTAGCCCTGCTGTTGTGCATGTCCTGTTTGGAGGAAGCCCGGAAACTGCAACAGTAACACCAGAGGACTGTCCAGACCTAGACATCCGTGAAACAATCAGGCTT CTTGAAGTGGAATCTGAACTCTCAGACAAGGACAAAACAAGTGTCCAGGAGTTGGCCTACGCTTGGGATCTCCCTGGCCTTACTGGAAATAACCGAAGATGGCTTTTTGAGAAGATGTTGATCCATGCT GTAATTGGACGTGTCACACGACAAATCAAACAATTCAGGCGTGGTCTTAAAGAGACACCAATGTGGACATTGCTGACCAAACGACCTGACACAGTGGCCCAGCTTTTTCCGCAGGAGAGAGCAGTGGATTGTAACCCTGCG ATAATCCTGCAGCACATCACCTGGCCTCATGAAGATGACGACGACGACGACGATTATTCACTTGACACAAAATGCCGCATATCAGGTTATCTTCGCCACTTCATTGAAAATG CATCACCTGATGAATTGACTGACCTGTTGAAATTCTGGACAGGGTGGGAGATTATGCCAAGGAATAACCTATCCATTGAGGTGGTTAAAGGCAGCGTCCCAACAGCCTCCACCTGTTTTGAGACCCTGCGAATCCCAGGACATTACAAGGACTATGCATCCTTTAAAAATGACATCCTGGCTTGTATTGGCACTTGCCAAACAGGATTTGGTCTTGTGTAG